One segment of Hippopotamus amphibius kiboko isolate mHipAmp2 chromosome 2, mHipAmp2.hap2, whole genome shotgun sequence DNA contains the following:
- the RFX7 gene encoding DNA-binding protein RFX7 isoform X3: MSSSRAQQMHAFSWIRNTLEEHPETSLPKQEVYDEYKSYCDNLGYHPLSAADFGKIMKNVFPNMKARRLGTRGKSKYCYSGLRKKAFVHMPTLPNLDFHKTGDGLEGAEPSGQLQNIDEEVISSACRLVCEWAQKVLSQPFDTVLELARFLVKSHYIGTKSMAALTVMAAAPPGIKGITQPSAFIPTAESNSFQPQVKTLPSPIDAKQQLQRKIQKKQQEQKLQSPLPGESSAKKSEGTATNGVANLSNGNPAILSPQPIGIVVAAVPSPIPVQRTRQLVTSPSPMSSSDGKVLPLNVQVVTQHMQSVKQAPKTPQNVPASPGGDRSARHRYPQILPKPANTSALTIRSPTTVLFTSSPIKTAVVPTSHMSSLNVVKMTAISLTPSNNSAPLKHSASVNSATGTTEESRTIPQIKNGSVVSLQSPGSRTSSAGGPSAVEVKMEPETSSDEHPVQCQENSDGTDAPKTTPSALSGQKSNTDGVVQKPANEGVTEIKATKVCDQRTKCKNRCNEILPGTSTGNNQSTITLSVATQNLTFTSTSSPSNGDSVNKDPKLCTKSPRKRLSSALQESQVPPVKKPIVEQLSAVIPEGQKPGSVKKDQKVPHSGKTESSAAGAQILSKVSTNVNSHVVASQPLSSALVTSDSASEHQTTPSSSPGIKVKLEGSVFLLDNDSKADGSFNPNEWQQVTKDSEFISASCEQQQDISVMTIPEHSDINDLEKSVWELEGMPQDTYSQQLHSQIQESSLNQIQAQSSDQLPLQSELKEFEPSVSQTNESYFPFDDELTQDSIVEELVLMEQQMSMNNSHSYGNCLGMTLQNQSVTPGAPMSSHTSSTHFYHPIHSNGTPIHTPTPTPTPTPTPTPTPTPTSEMIAGSQSLSRESPCSRLAQTTPVDSALGSSRHTPIGTPHSNCSSSVPPSPVECRNPFAFTPISSSMAYHDASIVSSSPVKPMQRPMATHPDKTKLEWMNNGYSGVGNSSVSGHGILPSYQELVEDRFRKPHAFAVPGQSYQSQSRHHDTHFGRLTPVSPVQHQGATVNNTNKQEGFAVPAPLDNKGTNSSASSNFRCRSVSPAVHRQRNLSGSTLYPVSNIPRSNVTPFGSPVTPEVHVFTNVHTDACANNIAQRSQSVPLTVMMQTAFPNALQKQTNSKKITNVLLSKLDSDNDDAVRGLGMNNLPSNYTARMNLTQILETSAVFPSANPQNMIDSSTSIYEFQTPSYLTKSNSTDQISFSPGDNQAQSEIGEQQLDFSSTVKDLLSGDSLQTNQQLVGQVASDLTNPASDFSSDIRLSSDLSGSINDLNTLDPNLLFDPGRQQGQDDEATLEELKNDPLFQQICSESMSSMTSSGFEWIESKDHPTVEMLG, encoded by the exons GAGCTATTGTGACAATCTTGGTTATCATCCATTAAGTGCTGCTGACTTTGGAAAGATCATGAAAAATGTCTTTCCAAACATGAAGGCACGTCGTCTGGGCACAAGAGGCAAATCTAA GTATTGCTACAGTGGACtaagaaaaaaagcttttgttCATATGCCAACACTGCCCAATCTTGATTTTCACAAAACTGGAGATGGG TTGGAAGGAGCTGAACCTTCTGGGCAGCTTCAAAATATTGACGAGGAAGTTATCTCTTCTGCTTGCCGTCTTGTGTGTGAGTGGGCCCAGAAAGTGTTAAGCCAGCCATTTGACACGGTCTTGGAATTAGCCCGCTTCCTTGTAAAAAGTCACTATATAGGCACCAAGTCGATGGCAGCTCTAACTGTAATGGCAGCAGCACCGCCAG GAATTAAAGGAATTACCCAGCCTTCTGCTTTTATACCTACAGCTGAAAGTAATTCCTTTCAGCCCCAAGTGAAGACTCTGCCATCTCCTATTGATGCTAAACAGCAATTGCAACGGAAGATCCAGAAGAAGCAGCAAGAACAGAAACTACAATCCCCTTTGCCAGGAGAATCCTCAGCAAAAAAGTCAGAAGGCACTGCAACCAATGGAGTGGCTAATCTTTCTAATGGAAATCCTGCAATCCTCTCTCCTCAACCTATTGGTATCGTTGTGGCAGCTGTCCCTAGTCCCATTCCG GTCCAACGGACCAGGCAATTGGTAACTTCACCAAGTCCAATGAGTTCTTCTGACGGCAAAGTTCTTCCCCTCAATGTACAGGTGGTCACTCAGCACATGCAGTCTGTGAAACAGGCACCAAAGACTCCTCAGAACGTCCCAGCCAGTCCTGGTGGGGATCGTTCTGCCCGGCACCGCTACCCTCAGATCTTACCCAAACCAGCCAACACCAGTGCACTCACCATCCGCTCTCCAACTACTGTCCTTTTTACTAGTAGTCCCATCAAAACCGCTGTTGTACCCACTTCACACATGAGTTCTCTAAATGTGGTGAAAATGACAGCAATATCCCTCACACCCAGCAACAATAGTGCCCCTCTGAAACATTCTGCCTCAGTAAACAGTGCTACAGGAACAACGGAAGAATCAAGGACCATTCCACAGATCAAGAATGGTTCTGTTGTTTCACTTCAGTCTCCTGGATCCAGGACCAGCAGCGCCGGGGGACCATCTGCTGTGGAAGTCAAAATGGAACCTGAGACGTCATCAGATGAGCATCCTGTGCAGTGCCAAGAGAACTCTGATGGGACTGACGCGCCCAAAACAACTCCTAGTGCCCTCTCGGGGCAGAAAAGTAATACAGATGGAGTAGTGCAAAAACCTGCAAATGAAGGTGTCACTGAAATAAAAGCAACTAAGGTCTGTGACCAGAGGACCAAATGTAAAAATCGTTGTAATGAAATTCTGCCAGGCACTTCAACAGGCAATAATCAAAGCACTATCACTCTCTCAGTTGCTACTCAGAACTTAACTTTCACCAGCACCAGCTCACCATCTAATGGTGACTCAGTAAATAAAGACCCTAAATTATGCACTAAAAGTCCAAGAAAGCGGCTGTCTTCTGCATTGCAAGAGTCCCAGGTGCCTCCTGTAAAGAAACCAATTGTGGAACAGCTTTCTGCAGTTATCCCAGAAGGTCAGAAGCCAGGCAGTGTTAAGAAGGACCAAAAGGTTCCACATTCAGGGAAAACAGAAAGTTCAGCAGCAGGTGCTCAGATTCTTAGCAAGGTATCAACAAATGTTAACTCACATGTAGTGGCAAGTCAACCCTTGAGTTCTGCTCTTGTTACCAGTGATTCAGCTTCAGAACATCAAACCACACCATCATCATCTCCAGGTATAAAAGTAAAGCTTGAAGGCAGTGTCTTTCTCTTGGACAACGATTCAAAAGCAGATGGCAGCTTTAATCCAAATGAATGGCAACAGGTCACTAAGGATTCTGAGTTTATATCTGCCAGCTGTGAACAACAGCAAGATATCAGTGTTATGACAATTCCTGAGCACTCTGATATCAATGACTTAGAGAAGTCTGTCTGGGAATTAGAAGGAATGCCACAGGATACGTATTCCCAGCAACTACATAGCCAGATACAAGAATCTTCTTTGAATCAAATACAAGCACAGTCTTCAGATCAGTTACCTCTGCAGTCTGAACTGAAGGAGTTTGAGCCTTCTGTTTCCCAAACAAATGAAAGCTACTTTCCTTTCGATGATGAGCTTACACAAGACAGTATTGTAGAAGAGCTGGTGCTTATGGAGCAGCAAATGTCCATGAACAATTCTCATTCTTATGGGAACTGTTTGGGAATGACCCTTCAGAATCAGTCTGTGACTCCCGGAGCTCCAATGTCATCTCACACCTCCAGCACGCACTTCTATCATCCAATCCATAGCAATGGCACTCCAATCCACACGCCCACCCCCacgcccactcccacccccacgcccaccccaaccccaaccccaacatCTGAAATGATTGCTGGGTCCCAGAGTCTGTCACGGGAGAGCCCTTGCTCCAGGTTAGCCCAGACCACACCTGTGGATAGTGCTTTAGGAAGTAGCCGACATACACCCATTGGTACTCCACATTCTAACTGCAGCAGTAGTGTCCCTCCCAGCCCCGTTGAATGCAGGAATCCGTTTGCATTTACTCCAATAAGCTCTAGTATGGCGTATCATGATGCCAGCATTGTCTCAAGTAGTCCTGTGAAACCGATGCAAAGACCCATGGCCACACACCCTGACAAAACCAAGCTTGAGTGGATGAATAATGGGTATAGTGGGGTTGGTAATTCATCAGTGTCTGGCCATGGCATTCTCCCAAGCTATCAGGAACTAGTGGAAGACCGTTTCAGGAAACCTCATGCTTTTGCTGTGCCTGGACAGTCTTATCAGTCTCAATCTAGACATCATGACACTCATTTTGGTCGTTTGACTCCTGTCTCTCCTGTGCAGCATCAAGGTGCCACTGTAAATAACACCAACAAACAGGAGGGCTTTGCGGTCCCTGCCCCTCTTGATAATAAAGGAACTAATTCTTCTGCCAGCAGCAACTTCAGGTGCCGGAGTGTGAGCCCTGCTGTTCATCGCCAACGTAATCTTAGTGGAAGCACCCTCTACCCAGTATCTAATATCCCCCGATCTAATGTGACCCCCTTTGGAAGTCCAGTAACCCCTGAAGTTCATGTTTTCACAAATGTTCACACAGATGCATGTGCCAACAACATAGCTCAAAGAAGTCAGTCAGTTCCATTGACAGTCATGATGCAAACAGCCTTCCCGAATGCTCTtcagaagcaaacaaacagtaaaaaaataaccaaTGTTTTGTTGAGTAAACTTGATTCTGACAATGATGATGCAGTGAGAGGTTTGGGCATGAACAACCTGCCCTCCAATTATACAGCCCGGatgaatctcactcagattttgGAAACTTCCGCTGTCTTTCCTAGTGCCAATCCGCAGAATATGATCGATTCCAGCACTTCTATTTATGAATTCCAAACACCATCTTACCTCACCAAAAGTAATAGCACCGATCAGATCAGTTTTTCTCCTGGAGATAATCAAGCACAATCAGAAATTGGAGAGCAACAATTAGATTTCAGTAGCACTGTTAAAGACCTATTGAGTGGAGACAGCTTGCAAACCAACCAGCAGCTGGTAGGTCAGGTAGCATCTGATCTCACTAATCCTGCGTCTGATTTCTCTAGCGACATCAGGTTGTCTTCTGACCTCTCAGGCAGCATCAATGATTTGAACACTTTAGACCCAAATCTACTGTTTGATCCAGGTCGTCAGCAGGGACAAGATGATGAAGCTACActggaagaattaaaaaatgacccattatttcaacaaatttgCAGTGAATCCATGAGTTCTATGACTTCATCAGGTTTTGAATGGATAGAAAGCAAGGACCATCCTACTGTTGAAATGTTGggttaa